One stretch of Acidobacteriota bacterium DNA includes these proteins:
- a CDS encoding gliding-motility protein MglA has protein sequence MSFINYAAREINVKIVFYGPGLCGKTTNLQYIYEKSSPQQKGKLISLATETDRTLFFDFLPLDLGAVRGFKTRFHLYTVPGQVFYDASRKLILKGVDGVVFVADSQEARMDANVESLRNLEENLAENGFELKTIPYVLQFNKRDLPSAMLVDDMYRLLNFKGEPTFEAVATKGIGVFETLKAVAKQVLYELRSR, from the coding sequence ATGAGCTTCATCAATTACGCCGCCCGTGAGATCAACGTCAAGATCGTATTTTACGGTCCTGGCCTGTGCGGTAAAACAACCAATCTCCAGTACATCTACGAAAAATCCAGCCCGCAGCAGAAGGGCAAGCTGATATCTCTCGCGACCGAAACTGATCGGACGCTCTTCTTCGATTTCCTGCCGCTCGACCTCGGAGCGGTGAGAGGGTTCAAGACGCGGTTCCACCTCTACACGGTCCCCGGACAGGTCTTCTACGATGCCAGCCGCAAGCTCATCCTCAAGGGTGTGGATGGTGTTGTGTTTGTCGCCGACTCGCAGGAGGCGCGGATGGATGCCAACGTCGAGTCGCTCAGAAATCTCGAAGAGAACCTCGCCGAGAACGGCTTCGAACTCAAGACCATTCCGTACGTGCTGCAATTCAACAAGCGAGACCTCCCGAGCGCAATGTTGGTCGATGACATGTATCGCCTCCTCAATTTCAAGGGCGAGCCGACCTTCGAGGCAGTGGCTACCAAAGGGATCGGCGTATTCGAGACCCTCAAGGCGGTGGCCAAGCAGGTTCTGTACGAACTCCGGAGCCGCTGA
- a CDS encoding roadblock/LC7 domain-containing protein, whose product MNTSFVMYEEEFERIKHLLNTLRMDASAKIVFLVDKNGQQIAGAGEVNLVDSTSLASLTAGNVAATDGLARLIGEKEFSILFHEGRKDNIHISIVGQKLILVVIFDERSSLGLVRLRVRKASADIERVLNEMDSKAQVVGSVEAASPFAEITDDDIDALFSE is encoded by the coding sequence TTGAATACGTCTTTTGTCATGTACGAGGAGGAGTTCGAGCGAATCAAGCATCTCCTCAACACGCTGCGGATGGATGCCTCCGCGAAAATCGTGTTTCTGGTTGACAAGAACGGCCAGCAGATCGCGGGCGCCGGCGAGGTGAACCTGGTCGATAGCACCTCTCTGGCATCGCTCACCGCTGGCAATGTAGCCGCCACAGATGGCCTTGCCAGGTTGATCGGCGAGAAGGAGTTTTCGATCCTCTTCCACGAGGGACGGAAGGACAATATTCACATCTCGATCGTCGGCCAGAAGTTGATTCTGGTCGTCATTTTCGACGAACGCTCGTCGCTCGGCCTGGTCAGACTTCGGGTGCGCAAGGCGTCGGCCGATATTGAACGGGTGCTCAACGAAATGGATTCCAAGGCTCAGGTAGTCGGTTCCGTGGAGGCCGCTTCGCCCTTTGCAGAAATCACTGACGACGATATCGACGCTCTGTTCTCCGAATGA
- the recR gene encoding recombination mediator RecR — protein sequence MTAREDEDVAHPPESLMDLRPPIVRSLLEHLERLPGVGPRTAQRLAEHLLTIDPVEVADFARVLHEIRQSVGLCSRCSLLTEDDPCAVCTDPSRDRGVILVVEEPTTAWAVEATGEFRGLYHALLGHLSPLHGVGPEELTIDRLETRCRSGEVNEVILATDPTVEGETTALYIARRLQPLGIAVSRPASGIPIGGEVAAVDRVTLAQALQLRRKV from the coding sequence GTGACGGCTCGTGAAGATGAGGATGTCGCACATCCTCCGGAGTCACTGATGGATTTGCGGCCACCGATCGTCCGGTCACTCCTGGAGCATCTCGAGCGTCTCCCAGGGGTCGGTCCGCGGACTGCACAACGCCTCGCAGAACATCTGTTGACCATCGACCCGGTTGAAGTCGCTGACTTCGCACGGGTCCTTCACGAGATCCGTCAATCCGTAGGTTTGTGCTCGAGGTGCTCATTGCTGACGGAGGATGACCCCTGCGCGGTGTGCACCGATCCAAGCCGCGATCGCGGCGTGATCCTGGTTGTCGAGGAGCCGACGACCGCCTGGGCTGTGGAGGCAACCGGAGAGTTCCGCGGCCTTTACCACGCGCTGCTCGGCCATCTTTCCCCACTTCACGGTGTCGGTCCGGAGGAGCTGACAATAGATCGGCTGGAAACGCGCTGCAGGTCGGGAGAGGTGAATGAGGTCATCCTGGCTACTGACCCGACGGTCGAGGGCGAGACCACCGCGCTTTACATAGCAAGGCGGTTGCAGCCGCTTGGTATTGCCGTGAGCCGCCCGGCGTCCGGCATCCCGATTGGTGGTGAGGTGGCCGCAGTGGATCGTGTGACTCTCGCTCAGGCGCTCCAGCTACGGCGCAAGGTGTAG
- the dnaX gene encoding DNA polymerase III subunit gamma/tau — MTYQVLARTWRPQKFSELFGQDAVVQTLCNALDSGTFGQAYLFSGLRGVGKTTAARLLAKAVNCAEGPTAEPCGTCDSCREVVEGSSIDVIEIDGASNRGIDDVRELRELLQFRPTRDRFRVIIVDEVHMLTREAFNALLKSLEEPPPYILWIFATTERLKVPDTIQSRCQQLEFRPVGAELIRGRLEEIAASEGFTLTPSAAASIAAASDGSVRDALSLLDQLRAFAADEVDDEAVAAILGVPPIEVTVGLVGALAEGRIGDGLALLREQLAAGQDPSVLYREVGRTLRTALYLAIDPKLAPVISDSHRRLFSSLADGLGENALGRMLGLWLDHEALLRGAGNREVALEVACLRLARWPSVRRVEDWLGGSGAADPDAGAGAAGSGSERGPGSQAGRTSAVPGTSATEEGAAREQVPDAEGTQPDDAVLTKEAGADPGVILATRILGGEVVAVQSDGDGS; from the coding sequence ATGACCTATCAGGTACTCGCGCGCACCTGGCGGCCGCAGAAGTTTTCCGAGCTTTTCGGCCAGGATGCCGTCGTCCAGACCCTGTGTAACGCCCTCGATTCCGGGACATTCGGCCAGGCTTACCTGTTTTCCGGGTTGCGTGGCGTCGGTAAGACCACCGCCGCCCGCCTGTTGGCCAAGGCTGTCAACTGCGCGGAGGGCCCAACAGCGGAGCCCTGCGGCACGTGCGACTCCTGCCGGGAGGTGGTCGAGGGATCGAGCATCGACGTCATCGAGATCGACGGGGCTTCCAACCGCGGTATCGACGACGTACGGGAATTGCGCGAGCTCCTTCAGTTCCGCCCGACCAGAGACCGGTTTCGCGTCATCATTGTCGACGAGGTCCACATGTTGACGCGCGAGGCCTTCAACGCGCTGCTCAAGAGCCTTGAAGAGCCGCCGCCGTACATTCTCTGGATCTTTGCCACGACCGAGCGGCTCAAGGTCCCGGACACCATCCAGAGCCGATGCCAGCAGCTCGAATTTCGGCCTGTTGGAGCGGAGCTGATTCGTGGCCGTCTCGAGGAGATCGCGGCCAGCGAGGGTTTCACTCTGACCCCTTCCGCCGCGGCTTCGATCGCCGCCGCATCGGACGGGAGCGTCCGCGACGCGCTTTCGCTGCTCGATCAACTGCGCGCGTTCGCGGCGGACGAAGTTGATGATGAGGCCGTAGCAGCGATTCTCGGTGTCCCTCCGATCGAGGTAACTGTTGGACTGGTGGGCGCTCTGGCGGAGGGCCGAATCGGCGACGGCCTGGCGCTCCTCCGCGAGCAGCTTGCAGCAGGCCAGGATCCATCGGTGCTGTATCGGGAGGTCGGTCGCACCCTGCGAACCGCCCTCTATCTGGCGATCGATCCGAAGCTCGCTCCGGTCATATCAGATTCACATCGAAGACTGTTCAGCAGCCTTGCTGACGGGCTCGGAGAAAACGCGCTCGGCCGGATGCTCGGGCTGTGGCTCGACCATGAGGCGTTGCTGCGAGGGGCCGGAAACCGCGAGGTGGCACTCGAGGTAGCATGCCTCCGGCTCGCCCGATGGCCGTCGGTGCGCCGGGTCGAAGATTGGCTCGGGGGATCCGGCGCTGCTGATCCGGATGCCGGAGCAGGCGCGGCCGGTTCGGGCTCCGAACGTGGTCCCGGTTCGCAGGCTGGGCGGACGTCGGCCGTACCCGGAACATCTGCCACGGAGGAGGGCGCGGCACGGGAACAGGTGCCCGACGCTGAGGGAACACAACCGGACGATGCCGTCTTGACGAAGGAAGCCGGTGCCGACCCCGGCGTGATTCTCGCGACCCGGATTCTCGGAGGAGAGGTTGTAGCGGTGCAATCGGACGGTGACGGCTCGTGA